A genomic window from Mesosutterella faecium includes:
- a CDS encoding LysR family transcriptional regulator — translation MTINISVRQMEFVLELARVKNFNRAAKELFVSQPTLTYQIRQIEEAAGFPIFLRTPKGVALTPAGEQFAATLQAVTGELSRSIEQCRNFASRYSADIRVMMPIRSALFFLPEAIREFCAANPGISVTPGFNWDRGLDIFLRGGSDVLFALEDDVKAIPELALTPLFKSRIYLVCPKGSALARKKTARAEDLAGQTLMVGGPSPAPLRAVQERVTKASGCSYFTSQSHDMSLTYVASGTGVVLSPGFLNDHSGMFAWVPFECGETISCVLCTHRGDRRPMVSRFLRTLLSLYERHPDFPV, via the coding sequence ATGACGATCAACATTTCCGTGCGGCAGATGGAGTTCGTCCTCGAACTCGCCCGCGTCAAGAACTTCAACCGGGCGGCAAAGGAGCTTTTCGTCTCTCAGCCCACCCTCACCTACCAGATCCGGCAGATCGAGGAGGCGGCGGGCTTTCCGATCTTCCTGCGGACCCCGAAAGGCGTCGCCCTCACCCCGGCGGGCGAGCAGTTCGCGGCAACGCTGCAGGCCGTCACCGGGGAGCTCTCGCGCTCGATCGAGCAGTGCCGCAACTTCGCCTCGCGCTACAGCGCGGACATCCGCGTGATGATGCCGATCCGCTCGGCCCTTTTCTTCCTCCCGGAGGCGATCCGGGAGTTCTGCGCCGCAAACCCCGGCATTTCCGTCACCCCGGGCTTCAACTGGGACCGGGGCCTCGACATCTTCCTGCGCGGCGGCAGCGACGTCCTCTTCGCGCTCGAGGACGACGTGAAGGCGATCCCGGAGCTCGCCCTCACCCCTCTTTTCAAAAGCCGCATCTACCTCGTCTGCCCGAAGGGCTCGGCGCTTGCCCGGAAGAAAACCGCCCGCGCGGAAGACCTCGCGGGGCAGACCCTCATGGTGGGCGGTCCCTCGCCCGCGCCGCTGCGGGCCGTGCAGGAGCGCGTGACGAAGGCCTCGGGCTGCAGCTACTTCACGAGCCAGAGCCACGACATGTCGCTCACCTACGTCGCCTCGGGCACCGGGGTCGTGCTCTCCCCGGGCTTTCTGAACGACCACTCGGGAATGTTCGCCTGGGTGCCGTTTGAGTGCGGGGAGACGATCTCCTGCGTACTCTGCACGCACCGCGGCGACCGCCGCCCGATGGTCTCGCGCTTCCTCCGGACGCTCCTCTCCCTCTACGAGCGGCATCCGGACTTCCCGGTCTGA
- a CDS encoding MmgE/PrpD family protein codes for MEEPIQKGLAEFTAGCDFEKIPKKFVDDAKLRVLDWFGCALAGAHYPQMKIAGAYLRQAGGRPEATALSIVEKLPVRSAAFLNGIAGHVCELDDGHRTAIGHPGSITLPVALALAEANGKTGREFLRSVIVGYDMFARLGRTVNPTHYRTWHTTGTCGTIAAAATAANLLGLTPEQANNAIGIACTMAGGLVESFGTHAKAVNIAEACQSGVDAAMLALRGLTGSHSALLGKKGFVAATCTDPHIENLKNPSEENLVSDTAFFKVYASCGHTNSPLDCLYAIMKEHPIDRSQIEKISVKTYKVSVDVAGAMKTESEDVAKFSIPYCFAISLKYGTVGLPQFAESVRRDPEILDLARRVEVTEDPEATKLFPRRVAEVTITFKDGSTVSHKVWNSNDQADPSVIVAKFKNAAAMLGEKGCEEVISFVRGIENQPDVGVLLKYMRLV; via the coding sequence ATGGAAGAACCGATTCAAAAGGGACTGGCCGAATTCACGGCCGGCTGCGATTTTGAGAAAATCCCGAAGAAGTTCGTGGATGACGCGAAGCTGCGCGTTCTCGACTGGTTCGGCTGCGCGCTGGCCGGAGCCCATTATCCGCAGATGAAAATCGCCGGGGCCTACCTGAGGCAGGCCGGGGGCCGGCCCGAGGCGACGGCGCTCTCGATCGTCGAGAAGCTGCCGGTGCGCTCCGCGGCTTTTCTGAACGGCATCGCAGGCCACGTCTGCGAGCTCGACGACGGGCACCGCACGGCGATCGGCCACCCGGGCTCCATCACGCTGCCCGTGGCGCTCGCCCTGGCCGAGGCGAACGGAAAAACCGGGCGCGAGTTCCTGCGCTCCGTGATCGTGGGCTACGACATGTTCGCGAGGCTCGGCCGCACGGTGAACCCCACCCACTACCGCACCTGGCACACGACGGGCACCTGCGGCACGATCGCCGCGGCCGCCACCGCGGCGAACCTCCTCGGGCTCACCCCCGAGCAGGCGAACAACGCGATCGGCATCGCCTGCACGATGGCGGGGGGACTCGTCGAGTCCTTCGGCACGCACGCGAAGGCGGTGAACATCGCCGAGGCCTGCCAGTCGGGCGTTGACGCGGCGATGCTCGCGCTGCGCGGCCTCACGGGCTCGCACAGCGCGCTGCTGGGCAAGAAGGGCTTTGTGGCCGCGACCTGCACGGACCCCCACATCGAGAACCTGAAGAACCCCTCCGAGGAGAACCTCGTCTCCGACACGGCCTTCTTCAAGGTCTACGCCTCCTGCGGCCACACGAACTCGCCGCTTGACTGCCTCTACGCGATCATGAAGGAGCATCCGATCGACCGCAGCCAGATCGAAAAGATCTCGGTGAAGACCTACAAGGTCTCGGTCGACGTCGCCGGTGCGATGAAGACCGAGTCCGAGGACGTCGCGAAGTTCTCGATTCCCTACTGCTTCGCCATCTCGCTCAAGTACGGGACGGTGGGCCTGCCGCAGTTCGCCGAGAGCGTCCGGCGCGACCCGGAGATCCTCGATCTCGCGCGCCGCGTCGAGGTGACCGAGGACCCGGAGGCGACGAAGCTCTTCCCGAGGCGCGTGGCCGAGGTGACGATCACCTTCAAGGACGGAAGCACCGTCTCCCACAAGGTCTGGAACTCGAACGACCAGGCCGATCCCTCCGTGATCGTCGCGAAGTTCAAAAACGCCGCCGCGATGCTGGGCGAGAAGGGGTGCGAGGAGGTGATCTCCTTTGTCCGCGGCATCGAGAACCAGCCTGACGTCGGCGTGCTGCTGAAGTACATGCGGCTCGTCTGA
- the dcuC gene encoding C4-dicarboxylate transporter DcuC has translation MIGLIIAIVLTVIAGYLIGKKAYAAAVLLVAGVIMLAIAVAFGMGPGLGLKKSTGSAFFDIFLVVENVMSSTLSKLGLSIMCMAGFAKYMDRVHAGRALYDVVGGPLKYVKSPYVLAGFGLIVTQIVGMAIPSAAGLALMMMVTLYPVMIRAGVPKMTAVCTIAASRFFDLGPGSANCLLTAKTANIEWADYFINWQMVIYPFMLITMLVSMYFAQRYWDKKEGVEPLTADEMASLEIDEKKAADEARIPKIYALLPVLPLFILLLFNPVVLGRYGIKIKVGVPTAIVLSVMVAMLFDLIRTRKTIEVMNGLKDFFKGMGGALSVVVSLIIAGQVFGKGLIAIGAVKTLIDGAQAVGLGAIPMVLAMCLVILVISFLMGSGNAPFFSFAPLIPDIATQWGIHTATFLLPLQTMTGLGRTMSPVTGAIVAVAGMANVSPFRIVKRNAVPLILTTVVCLLVTFILMF, from the coding sequence ATGATTGGTCTTATCATCGCGATCGTGCTGACCGTGATCGCGGGCTATCTGATCGGGAAGAAGGCCTACGCGGCCGCCGTCCTGCTCGTGGCCGGCGTCATCATGCTCGCCATCGCCGTCGCCTTCGGGATGGGTCCGGGGCTGGGGCTTAAGAAGAGCACCGGCTCGGCCTTCTTCGACATCTTCCTCGTGGTCGAGAACGTCATGTCCTCGACGCTCTCCAAGCTCGGCCTGTCCATCATGTGCATGGCGGGCTTCGCGAAGTACATGGACCGCGTCCACGCCGGCCGCGCCCTCTACGACGTGGTGGGCGGCCCCTTGAAGTACGTGAAGTCGCCCTATGTCCTCGCGGGCTTCGGCCTCATCGTGACCCAGATCGTCGGCATGGCCATCCCCTCGGCCGCCGGCCTCGCGCTCATGATGATGGTGACCCTCTACCCGGTGATGATCCGCGCCGGCGTGCCGAAGATGACCGCCGTGTGCACGATCGCCGCGAGCCGCTTCTTCGACCTAGGGCCGGGCTCCGCGAACTGCCTGCTCACGGCGAAGACCGCCAACATCGAGTGGGCCGACTACTTCATCAACTGGCAGATGGTGATCTATCCCTTCATGCTGATCACGATGCTCGTGTCGATGTACTTCGCCCAGCGCTACTGGGATAAGAAGGAAGGCGTCGAGCCGCTCACGGCCGATGAGATGGCCTCTCTTGAAATCGATGAGAAGAAGGCCGCCGACGAGGCGAGGATCCCGAAGATCTACGCTCTGCTGCCGGTTCTGCCGCTGTTCATCCTGCTCCTGTTCAACCCGGTCGTGCTCGGCCGCTACGGCATCAAGATCAAGGTGGGCGTGCCGACTGCCATCGTGCTCTCGGTCATGGTCGCCATGCTCTTTGACCTGATCCGCACCCGCAAGACGATCGAGGTCATGAACGGCCTCAAGGACTTCTTCAAGGGCATGGGCGGAGCGCTCTCCGTGGTGGTCTCGCTCATTATCGCCGGCCAGGTGTTCGGCAAGGGCCTGATCGCGATCGGCGCCGTGAAGACCCTGATCGACGGCGCTCAGGCCGTGGGCCTTGGCGCGATCCCGATGGTCCTCGCGATGTGCCTTGTGATTCTGGTGATCTCCTTCCTGATGGGCTCGGGCAATGCGCCGTTCTTCTCCTTTGCTCCGCTCATTCCGGATATCGCGACCCAGTGGGGCATCCACACCGCGACTTTCCTGCTGCCGCTGCAGACGATGACCGGCCTCGGGCGCACGATGTCCCCGGTGACCGGAGCCATTGTGGCCGTGGCCGGCATGGCCAACGTCTCGCCGTTCCGCATCGTGAAGCGCAACGCCGTGCCGCTGATTCTCACGACGGTGGTCTGCCTGCTTGTCACCTTCATCCTGATGTTCTAA
- a CDS encoding mandelate racemase/muconate lactonizing enzyme family protein — protein MKITSVDIIDVKNPLQSAVSKWRPVVVRINTDEGISGFGEVGLAYGVGASAGFGMAKDFARLLIGLDPMRTEFIWDKLQKKTFWGQGGGTVVSAGMSAIDVALWDIKGKALGVPCYQLLGGKCRDELRTYASQLQFGWGNAEKKDILITPEQYAKAAEKALEQGYDCIKVDVNEIDTEGYAKRRNLYGCFAQRDLMVGYNRLKAIREAVGDQIDIIVEAHALTDTTSAIEFGHMIEEFRISAYEEPVMSLNPMQLKQVHDNVNIPIAAGERVFTRWGYRPFFENHIIDLIQPDLGTCGGFSEAKKICDMGHIYDTTCQIHVCGGPIMTAASLQLECAIPNFAIHELHRYALLDGNRRTCKYDYLPVNGRYKIPELPGIGQELTDECIAESPKETVK, from the coding sequence ATGAAGATTACGAGTGTCGACATCATTGATGTCAAGAATCCGCTGCAGTCCGCCGTCTCCAAGTGGCGCCCGGTAGTGGTCCGCATCAACACCGACGAGGGGATTTCAGGTTTTGGCGAAGTGGGCCTCGCCTACGGTGTGGGCGCTTCCGCCGGCTTCGGGATGGCCAAGGATTTCGCTCGCCTTCTGATCGGCCTCGACCCGATGAGGACCGAGTTCATCTGGGACAAGCTCCAGAAGAAGACCTTCTGGGGCCAGGGCGGCGGCACGGTGGTCTCCGCCGGCATGTCCGCGATCGACGTGGCCCTCTGGGACATCAAGGGCAAGGCGCTCGGCGTTCCCTGCTACCAGCTGCTGGGCGGCAAGTGCCGCGACGAGCTGCGCACCTACGCCTCCCAGCTGCAGTTCGGCTGGGGCAACGCTGAGAAGAAGGACATCCTCATCACCCCCGAGCAGTACGCGAAGGCCGCCGAGAAGGCGCTCGAGCAGGGCTACGACTGCATCAAGGTCGACGTGAACGAGATCGACACCGAGGGCTACGCCAAGCGCCGCAACCTCTACGGGTGCTTCGCCCAGCGCGACCTGATGGTGGGCTACAACCGCCTCAAGGCGATCCGCGAGGCCGTTGGCGACCAGATCGACATCATCGTCGAGGCCCACGCCCTCACCGACACGACCTCGGCCATCGAGTTCGGCCACATGATCGAGGAGTTCCGCATCTCCGCCTACGAAGAGCCGGTGATGAGCCTCAACCCGATGCAGCTCAAGCAGGTTCACGACAACGTGAACATCCCGATCGCCGCCGGCGAGCGCGTGTTCACCCGCTGGGGCTATCGTCCGTTCTTCGAGAACCACATCATCGACCTGATCCAGCCGGACCTCGGCACCTGCGGCGGCTTCTCCGAAGCGAAGAAGATCTGCGACATGGGCCACATCTACGACACGACCTGCCAGATCCACGTCTGCGGCGGCCCCATCATGACCGCGGCATCGCTCCAGCTCGAGTGCGCGATCCCGAACTTCGCCATCCACGAGCTGCACCGCTACGCGCTGCTCGACGGCAACCGCCGCACCTGCAAGTACGACTACCTGCCGGTGAACGGCCGCTACAAGATCCCGGAGCTGCCCGGCATCGGCCAGGAGCTCACCGACGAGTGCATTGCCGAGTCTCCGAAGGAAACCGTGAAGTAA
- a CDS encoding DASS family sodium-coupled anion symporter, translated as MDKSVLKKWAVVLALGAIIWLLPVPQGLTPAAWHLFAIFVATIAGFILQPIPMGAVAFLSLTLCALFGILKTKDALMGFGSGTIWLIVCAFFLSRGFIKTGLGRRIAFLIIKAIGRSAASLGYSICLAELVISPAMPSATARGGGVFYPIVQSLSSAFGSEPGASAGKIGRYLMQVGFHADAVTCMMFLTSMAGNPLCVGLAASAAGVELTWTEWALAAIVPGLVCLFLVPIVLLKIAPPELKEIPDAPKLAAQELSRMGPMSTDEKVLAFVFVMCLVLWATGSLTHLGATPIAMLAVSIMLIAKVLSWKDVLSEKGAWDAMFWMGGLMSLATALAKSGFIKWAAALIAGGVSSAHMGWIASFVVISLIYIYSHYCFASVTARISAMYAAFVAVAVACGAPPLMTAVAFGIFANLPISLTHYGNGAAPVYFGAGYVSQGEWWRNGFIICTINTVVWFTIGMAWWKLIGLY; from the coding sequence ATGGACAAATCCGTTCTAAAGAAATGGGCCGTTGTGCTGGCGCTGGGTGCGATCATCTGGCTCCTGCCCGTCCCGCAGGGGCTCACGCCCGCAGCCTGGCATCTGTTTGCCATATTCGTCGCGACCATTGCAGGCTTCATCCTGCAGCCGATCCCCATGGGCGCGGTCGCCTTTCTCTCGCTCACGCTCTGCGCCCTCTTCGGCATCCTCAAGACCAAGGACGCCCTGATGGGCTTTGGCAGCGGCACGATCTGGCTGATCGTGTGCGCGTTCTTCCTCTCGCGGGGGTTCATCAAGACAGGGCTCGGCCGCCGCATCGCCTTTCTCATCATCAAGGCGATCGGCAGGAGCGCGGCCTCGCTCGGCTATTCGATCTGTCTTGCTGAGCTCGTCATTTCGCCCGCGATGCCTTCAGCCACCGCGCGCGGCGGCGGCGTCTTCTACCCGATCGTGCAGTCCCTGAGCAGCGCCTTCGGCTCAGAGCCGGGCGCGAGCGCCGGCAAGATCGGCCGCTACCTGATGCAGGTGGGCTTCCACGCCGATGCCGTCACCTGCATGATGTTCCTTACCTCGATGGCGGGCAACCCGCTCTGCGTCGGGCTCGCGGCGAGCGCCGCGGGGGTCGAGCTCACCTGGACCGAGTGGGCGCTCGCGGCCATTGTGCCGGGGCTCGTGTGCCTGTTTCTCGTGCCGATCGTGCTCCTTAAGATTGCGCCCCCCGAACTGAAGGAGATTCCCGACGCCCCGAAGCTCGCCGCCCAGGAGCTCTCCCGGATGGGCCCGATGAGCACCGACGAGAAGGTGCTGGCCTTTGTGTTCGTGATGTGCCTCGTGCTCTGGGCGACGGGCAGCCTCACCCACCTCGGGGCCACCCCGATCGCGATGCTCGCGGTCTCCATCATGCTCATCGCGAAGGTGCTCTCCTGGAAGGACGTCCTCTCTGAAAAGGGCGCCTGGGACGCCATGTTCTGGATGGGCGGGCTCATGTCGCTTGCCACGGCGCTCGCGAAGTCGGGCTTCATCAAGTGGGCGGCCGCGCTCATCGCGGGCGGCGTCTCCTCGGCGCACATGGGCTGGATCGCCTCCTTTGTGGTGATCTCCCTCATCTATATCTACTCCCACTACTGCTTCGCCTCCGTCACGGCCCGCATCTCGGCCATGTACGCGGCCTTCGTCGCGGTGGCGGTCGCCTGCGGGGCGCCGCCCCTTATGACGGCGGTCGCCTTCGGCATTTTCGCGAACCTCCCGATCTCGCTCACCCACTACGGCAACGGCGCCGCGCCGGTCTACTTCGGCGCGGGCTACGTGAGCCAGGGCGAGTGGTGGCGAAACGGCTTCATCATCTGCACGATCAACACCGTGGTGTGGTTCACGATCGGCATGGCCTGGTGGAAGCTGATCGGCCTGTACTGA
- a CDS encoding AEC family transporter: MLEAFLQAVTAVFILGCVAGIGYYSASQGWYDESGKKLVSKIVGITIPFYLFSTITSRFTHSELLDLLGITGVPFLAFAVFIAVSVLLCRLGLVRKEWQGTFIAQFSGASLLFVGIPVTLAMIGEKGIPYLLVYFIPNVIFIWTIGLYGIQLDGVTKRGGARPKLFSVKSLKMIFTKPLIGFLLGAAVVLIGLTVPRPIAAATKMIGQISSPLALVFIGITIYQIGFKRFAHLPREVWLILLGINVIKPVIMFFLTQAFDMDTLARQMMVIASAMPVSPMTGVLAKLHDGPAEFASASVGTSVSALVFTLPLIMMAVSFIR; this comes from the coding sequence ATGCTGGAAGCGTTTCTTCAGGCGGTGACGGCCGTCTTCATTCTGGGCTGCGTGGCGGGGATCGGCTACTATTCGGCCTCCCAGGGCTGGTACGACGAGTCGGGCAAGAAGCTCGTCTCCAAAATCGTCGGCATCACCATCCCGTTCTACCTCTTTTCCACCATCACCTCGCGCTTCACCCACAGCGAGCTGCTCGACCTGCTGGGGATCACCGGGGTGCCCTTCCTCGCCTTCGCCGTCTTCATCGCGGTCTCCGTCCTCCTCTGCCGCCTGGGACTCGTGCGCAAAGAGTGGCAGGGCACCTTCATCGCGCAGTTCTCGGGCGCGTCGCTCCTTTTCGTCGGCATTCCGGTGACACTGGCGATGATCGGCGAGAAAGGCATTCCCTATCTCCTGGTCTATTTCATCCCGAACGTGATCTTCATCTGGACGATCGGCCTTTACGGCATCCAGCTCGACGGCGTCACGAAGCGCGGCGGGGCGCGCCCGAAGCTCTTCTCGGTCAAAAGCCTGAAGATGATTTTCACGAAGCCCCTCATCGGCTTCCTGCTGGGCGCCGCGGTCGTGCTGATCGGGCTCACGGTCCCGCGCCCGATCGCGGCCGCCACGAAGATGATCGGCCAGATCTCCTCGCCGCTCGCTCTCGTGTTCATCGGCATCACGATCTACCAGATCGGCTTCAAGCGCTTCGCGCACCTGCCGCGCGAGGTCTGGCTCATCCTGCTCGGGATCAACGTGATCAAGCCTGTCATCATGTTTTTCCTCACGCAGGCCTTCGACATGGACACGCTCGCGCGCCAGATGATGGTGATTGCCTCCGCCATGCCGGTAAGCCCCATGACGGGCGTCCTCGCAAAGCTCCACGACGGGCCGGCGGAGTTCGCCTCCGCCTCGGTCGGCACTTCGGTTTCGGCGCTCGTCTTCACGCTGCCACTCATCATGATGGCGGTGAGTTTCATCAGGTAA
- the fumC gene encoding class II fumarate hydratase, with protein MEFRIEHDSLGEVKVDNSKYWAAQTQRSYENFKIGTEKMPPEITRAFMYLKRSCAIVNNELGNLDERRKNAIVQACDEVLAGKLADNFPLAIWQTGSGTQSNMNMNEVIANRATEILGGNFRNKAAESKDKLVHPNDHVNRGQSSNDTFPTALHIMAVYEVEKLLVPAIDRLRASLQSRVDAFKDIIKCGRTHLQDATPLTLGQEFSGYVSMLDHSKEQILKALDSCRELPIGGTAVGTGLNAPAGFDKLVAAEISKATGLKFVSNPNKFHGLTSHDAVVFLEGALKGLAADLMKIANDIRWLASGPRCGLGELNIPANEPGSSIMPGKVNPTQCEAVTMVAVQVMGNDAAIGFAASQGNFELNVFKPVIAYNLLQSIRLLADVQVSFATHCVNGITANKEKIDYFLKRSLMLVTALSPVIGYENAAKVAHYAHVHNLSLREAALELKVCTPEVFDATVVPANMTHPLEKK; from the coding sequence ATGGAATTTCGCATTGAGCATGACTCCCTGGGTGAAGTGAAGGTCGACAATTCGAAATACTGGGCCGCGCAGACCCAGCGTTCGTATGAAAACTTCAAGATCGGCACGGAAAAGATGCCGCCGGAAATCACCCGGGCGTTCATGTATCTCAAGCGCTCCTGCGCCATTGTGAACAATGAGCTCGGCAACCTCGACGAGCGCCGCAAGAATGCGATCGTCCAGGCCTGCGACGAAGTCCTCGCCGGCAAGCTCGCCGACAACTTCCCGCTCGCCATCTGGCAGACCGGCTCGGGCACGCAGTCCAACATGAACATGAACGAGGTGATCGCCAACCGCGCCACCGAGATCCTGGGCGGGAACTTCCGCAACAAGGCCGCCGAAAGCAAGGACAAGCTCGTGCACCCGAACGACCACGTGAACCGCGGCCAGTCCTCGAACGACACCTTCCCGACCGCCCTGCACATCATGGCCGTCTACGAGGTCGAAAAGCTCCTCGTGCCGGCGATCGACCGCCTGCGCGCCTCCCTGCAGTCCCGTGTTGACGCCTTCAAGGACATCATCAAGTGCGGCCGCACCCACCTGCAGGACGCCACCCCGCTCACGCTGGGTCAGGAGTTCTCGGGCTATGTCTCCATGCTCGACCACAGCAAGGAGCAGATCCTGAAGGCCCTCGATTCCTGCCGCGAGCTGCCGATCGGCGGCACCGCGGTCGGCACGGGCCTGAACGCCCCGGCGGGCTTTGACAAGCTCGTGGCCGCTGAAATCTCCAAGGCGACCGGCCTCAAGTTCGTCTCCAACCCGAACAAGTTCCACGGCCTCACCTCCCACGACGCGGTGGTCTTCCTCGAGGGCGCCCTCAAGGGCCTCGCCGCCGACCTGATGAAGATCGCGAACGACATCCGCTGGCTCGCCTCCGGCCCGCGCTGCGGCCTGGGCGAACTGAACATTCCGGCCAACGAGCCGGGCTCCTCCATCATGCCGGGCAAGGTGAACCCGACGCAGTGCGAGGCGGTCACGATGGTGGCCGTGCAGGTGATGGGCAACGACGCCGCGATCGGCTTCGCCGCGAGCCAGGGCAACTTCGAGCTGAACGTCTTCAAGCCCGTGATCGCCTACAACCTGCTGCAGAGCATCCGCCTGCTCGCCGACGTCCAGGTCTCCTTCGCCACGCACTGCGTGAACGGCATCACCGCCAACAAGGAGAAGATCGACTACTTCCTTAAGCGCTCCCTGATGCTGGTCACCGCCCTCTCGCCCGTGATCGGCTACGAGAACGCCGCGAAGGTCGCCCACTACGCCCACGTGCACAACCTGTCGCTGCGCGAGGCGGCCCTCGAGCTCAAGGTCTGCACGCCTGAAGTGTTCGACGCGACCGTGGTGCCGGCCAACATGACCCACCCGCTCGAGAAGAAGTAA
- a CDS encoding ATP-binding protein: protein MSDPAFFGRTGELESLQDAYESRSAEMAIIYGRRRIGKTALIQKFCEGKPVFFYTAKSWKDSYQLEQFSRAVGIFCGNPQLVFLNWAAALKAAATRPEKDRKVLVIDEFQYIAKERPSILSELQVLWDEVLSHENILLILCGSAVSFIAKEVLGEKNPLYGRARTLMKVRPLPFQTVAEFVPAYTAEDIFRGYAALGGIPYFWQAVDPRKSMTENLAVNLLRSNGFLNDEAQSVLRQEFRDPGTYNAILRSIAFGATTRGEISQKSLVDPRILTKYLSVLEDMDFVVKEFPVFSGHGDLGNTSRGIYRISDPYLKFWFRFLSTPPALIMTRQEALAEWDASVEPFFAEFASDTFEEVCRQYLNRKRLEGRLPFRPAALGRWWKGGTEIDIVGADHERRQCLAGECKYRSQKTGVKVLRTLQAKCSQLPVEEDARFDYWIFSRAGFEDALQEAAAKDPSVHLVGMAELLR from the coding sequence ATGAGTGATCCTGCCTTTTTCGGTCGAACCGGTGAACTTGAATCCCTTCAGGATGCCTATGAGAGCAGGTCGGCGGAAATGGCCATCATTTATGGCCGGCGGCGGATTGGCAAGACCGCACTTATCCAGAAATTTTGCGAAGGAAAGCCAGTATTCTTTTATACGGCCAAATCCTGGAAAGATTCCTACCAGCTGGAGCAGTTTTCCCGAGCTGTCGGCATTTTCTGCGGAAATCCTCAGCTGGTCTTTCTTAACTGGGCTGCGGCGCTTAAGGCCGCCGCGACCCGCCCTGAGAAAGACCGCAAGGTGCTTGTCATTGATGAGTTTCAGTATATTGCCAAAGAGCGCCCGAGCATCCTGTCGGAACTGCAGGTACTGTGGGATGAGGTTCTTTCGCATGAAAATATCCTGCTTATTCTCTGCGGCAGCGCCGTTTCTTTTATAGCTAAAGAAGTTTTGGGCGAGAAAAATCCACTTTACGGAAGAGCCAGAACACTTATGAAAGTTCGTCCGCTGCCCTTTCAGACAGTGGCCGAGTTCGTCCCCGCTTATACGGCTGAGGACATCTTCAGGGGTTACGCTGCATTGGGCGGGATTCCTTATTTCTGGCAGGCCGTGGATCCCCGCAAGTCAATGACGGAAAACCTCGCAGTGAACCTTCTTCGTTCCAACGGCTTCCTCAATGATGAGGCGCAGTCTGTTCTCAGGCAGGAATTTCGGGATCCAGGGACGTACAACGCTATCCTGCGGTCCATTGCGTTTGGTGCGACAACTCGAGGCGAGATCTCGCAGAAAAGCCTCGTAGATCCGCGTATCCTCACCAAATACCTGTCTGTCCTGGAGGACATGGATTTTGTCGTGAAGGAATTTCCTGTTTTTTCCGGACATGGTGATTTAGGCAATACGTCACGGGGAATCTACCGAATTTCCGATCCCTACCTTAAATTCTGGTTCCGATTTTTATCTACCCCTCCCGCCCTCATCATGACTAGACAGGAGGCTCTTGCGGAATGGGACGCTTCGGTTGAGCCTTTTTTTGCTGAATTTGCTTCAGATACGTTTGAGGAAGTCTGCCGCCAGTACCTGAACCGGAAGCGTCTGGAGGGGAGACTCCCGTTCAGGCCTGCCGCCCTGGGGCGGTGGTGGAAGGGCGGCACAGAGATCGATATCGTCGGCGCCGACCACGAACGACGCCAGTGCCTCGCTGGAGAATGCAAATACCGCAGCCAGAAAACCGGCGTGAAGGTTCTGCGTACCCTCCAGGCCAAATGCAGCCAGCTGCCGGTAGAGGAGGACGCCCGGTTCGACTACTGGATCTTCTCCCGCGCGGGATTTGAGGACGCGCTGCAGGAGGCGGCAGCGAAGGACCCGTCCGTTCACCTCGTTGGGATGGCGGAGCTGCTTCGCTGA